A window from Schistosoma haematobium chromosome 1, whole genome shotgun sequence encodes these proteins:
- the JMJD1C_1 gene encoding putative JmjC domain-containing histone demethylation protein 2C, variant 3 (EggNog:ENOG410JRJ6), which produces MEEFRQLSPTHQNHEDKLQIKNMLFHGTKDALSVLLTSNNNNNNDNNNNNSNNNNSDNNNSNNNQSLVNLKSELRSHAHDRPFSSTSSTSAIILHNDNRTVSNNSVVKSDSRSESSLHYNLQNYHVTNSVKSMNTNRGGRTRGRPGRPKAIGLTNHENINLSSSSPPPSSSILSSNPMLNSNTFPVVPVLSVNTVVPGSGDYISDNDSTNSSDSLSAISSSSLMFSSDIIKDVKPNLIITTVATSSTSISNTTTTIVDCDRIPTTMITNVTSSSSLLSTSASGLSVNLDAPQLISSVSFPCSSFSLSSTSSSISFSSSSSSSTSSFVSSTSSSLSSACTAQKQHVLY; this is translated from the exons ATGGAAGAATTTCGTCAGCTATCACCGACACATCAAAATCACGAAGATAAATTGCaaattaaaaatatgttattcCATGGAACAAAAGATGCTTTATCTGTCCTATTgacaagtaataataataataataatgataataataacaataatagtaataataataacagtgataataataacagcaaCAATAATCAAAGTTTGGTCAACCTTAAATCAGAGTTGAGATCTCATGCACACGATAGACCATTTTCATCAACATCGTCTACATCAGCGATTATACTTCATAATGATAATCGAACTGTGTCAAATAATTCAGTCGTAAAATCAGATTCAAGATCAGAGTCTTCACTTcattataatttacaaaattatcATGTCACAAATTCTGTAAAGTCAATGAATACAAACAGAGGTGGTCGAACTAGAGGTAGACCTGGGCGACCAAAAGCAATTGGTTTAACTAATCATGAAAATATTAACCTATCATCTAGTTCCCCACCGCCATCGTCGTCGATCCTATCGTCGAATCCGATGTTGAATTCGAATACATTTCCGGTTGTACCTGTCCTTAGTGTAAATACTGTTGTTCCCGGTAGTGGTGATTATATCAGCGATAATGATTCAACGAATAGTTCTG ATTCACTTTCTGCGATatcttcatcatcattaatGTTCTCTTCAGATATAATTAAAGATGTTAAACCGAatcttattattactactgttgCTACTAGTAGCACTAGTATTagcaatactactactactattgttGATTGTGATAGAATTCCTACGACTATGATTACTAATGTTACTTCCTCTTCATCATTGTTGTCTACTTCTGCTTCTGGTCTGTCTGTGAATTTAGATGCCCCACAACTTATTTCCTCTGTCTCTTTTCCTTGTTCATCTTTTTCATTGTCATCAACATCATCCTCGATATCGTTTTCGTCCTCTTCTTCCTCCTCCACCTCTTCATTCGTATCTTCTACCTCGTCATCATTATCTTCAGCATGTACTGCACAAAAGCAACATGTTTTATACTAA
- a CDS encoding hypothetical protein (EggNog:ENOG4103GGQ~COG:L) — protein sequence MSNVVSGLKIAKVGRDDLILIIHGSYKVSHGQRLVALLRRLIEKNVTLNQNKSSFCVSSFECLGYLVDGNGFKPDMKRLAPLTNEPSVEHLTELCSLVGSPQHCSRFISGFCCCANCLLQILTSSSFKCGEEQKSCPRCLLTSLQSDGVIQTRSPSVNSVLITDASSVGYGVV from the coding sequence ATGAGTAATGTAGTCAGTGGTCTTAAAATTGCCAAGGTTGGTCGAGATGatcttattcttattattcatGGTTCTTATAAAGTATCTCATGGTCAAAGACTTGTTGCTTTGCtgcgtcgtttaattgagaagaatgTTACTCTGAACCAAAATAAgagttcattttgtgtatcaaGTTTTGAATGTCTTGGATACCTAGTCGATGGTAACGGTTTTAAGCCGGATATGAAGCGACTAGCTCCGCTGACAAATGAACCATCTGTGGAACATCTTACAGAACTATGTTCACTAGTGGGTTCTCCTCAACATTGTTCTCGTTTTATTTCTGGTTTTTGTTGCTGTGCTAATTGTTTGCTTCAAATCTTGACATCCAGTTCATTTAAATGTGGTGAGGAACAAAAGTCATGCCCACGATGTCTACTAACGTCTCTTCAAAGTGATGGTGTTATTCAAACACGCTCCCCTAGCGTAAATTCTGtacttattactgatgcatcatCTGTAGGTTATGGTGTAGTTTAG
- a CDS encoding hypothetical protein (SECRETED:SignalP(1-23)), whose protein sequence is MQRTLVTVLTFAFVVNYLDVVHCDGDGAPSAPVKSPDQQPAAPAASDSPAAPAAASAKLDSPATTKSTARPKPPKRAQRPAYPARSPPRVRSPHAPTHPRKY, encoded by the exons ATGCAAAGAACATTG GTGACAGTATTGACTTTCGCCTTCGTTGTGAACTATCTGGATGTGGTGCACTGTGATGGAG ATGGCGCACCCTCAGCTCCAGTCAAATCACCTGATCAGCAACCAGCTGCACCAGCCGCATCGGATTCACCTGCAGCACCAGCAGCGGCTTCAGCGAAACTAG ATTCGCCTGCCACCACCAAGTCAACCGCACGTCCGAAGCCACCGAAGAGAGCACAGAGACCAGCCTACCCAGCCAGATCACCACCACGTGTTCGTA GTCCTCACGCTCCAACACATCCGAGAAAATACTAG